Below is a genomic region from Spirochaetota bacterium.
AAACGGCATGGCTGCACTAGAATTGTGTTGTGTGATGGTATGTTTAATTGCAATAAATGCATCTGCAATGTTCAAAGGATTGTTTGAATACACTATAACAGAACCAGGTAAAAGTGAATAAGTTATACAATTATTTTTTTTACAATGGTCCAGGATGAGCGATTGAAAATTAGCAAGTGATGTAGCAAGCTCTTCAAGCAACACTGGATTTTCATATGCCAACATCTTAATAGAAATGATGAAAAGATCTTTTACAGCATCTAATTTACCTGGTTTGACAGTTATTTGTGGTGTGGTTTGAGAAATGTCAATGCCATTCTTTCGGTACATATTGGCAATAAAATTAACTATATCATCACATGTTTCTGCAGGCAAATTCAGCAACAACGATATGATTTGGTGACCTATTGCATATTCTTCTTTTAATAGTGATAACAAAAAATATGAAAATTCAGGCATAGCATAATTATGAAATATATATAGCATTTCTATCTGAATATCCCTGTTTTTGATTATTAGCATTTCTTTAATATACCGTTCAACATCCTTGTTGTTAAGCTGTAATAATAATGCACATGCATATATGCGAATTCGAATTCCTGATTCTTTCATGCAATCTAACAGAAATTGAGTTAATGCCCGTTTATTGAAATCCCTTAACCGGGGAACAATACTGCCTATAGCCTGAAGTATTGTTTCTTTTACTAAAATTTCGTTTGTATCAGCAAAAAGTGTAATAAGCCATTCCAATTCTTTTTCATTGCCACAGTGCCCAAGTGTAAGAATGGCAGATTGCTTGATTGCCACATCATTGTTTGTTTCTATGATACTCCTTAAAATTTCAGTTGAGTTTTTATACTGGGTGGTTTCTGCATGTGCAAGCAGATTTAATGCTTCAAGAGTAACTTCGGGATTAGGGGGTGGTGTACTTTTTAACAGTTCAAAAAGTATAGAGGCTGCTTGCTGGTCTTTGTAATTTGAAAAATATTTGAGGGAAAAAAGCTGTTCTTTACGGTCGCCAGACAATAACATTAATTCCAGTTCACCCAGCATGTAAGGATATCGCATACGTGATAATGTTTGAATGCAAGATTCAAATAATATTTCATCTCGATATTTCTTTAAGTAATTGTAGATTTTTACAAGGAGTGTTGCAGCAGATTGAATGTTTAATTGAGCTATAATATTGCAGAGCCGTACAATCCTTTCCTGCAGAAATCGTTTCTCAAAGTCGATTGTTTCAAGCCGTGAAGCAGAAATTTCCCTGCTTTTGGGATCACTGTCATAGAGCATTTCTATTAACAACGAAAATGGTTCTCTGGTAGAGCTATCGACATATGGAAGATGAGTGGTTATAAGAGCAATAATTTTCTGTATCTCCTGAATTTGTTCATGACGAAGATAGTGAATTATCTTGTGTAATATTTGTGGAGTAAATTTTGATAGGATGAAGTCCCTTACCTTCCTGACAGCCTCAGGGTAATTTTTTTCCTCTACATTTGATATCATGTAGTTTTTTCTGTAAAGTTCAAAAAATGAGTCCAATGTAACAGTAAAGTAATTAAAAAGTTTATCTTTGAGCAAGGCACTGGTTCTGTCACTCTGAAGTGATGTGAAATAGTTTAAGATAATATCTACAATTATTGCATTGTGATGAGAGGAAATGGTGCCAAATGAAATAAGGGCACGAATTAAAGGTTCTGGATCACGCAACAGCATAATTTTGTGCTGGAGTAAAAAGAGCAATTCTTCTTTTTCATTTTCGCTTTTGCCATTGAGTACTTTTAATACGTAATCATTTGTTTCTCTGTGTTTGGATACAATGAGGGCGTTTAAGCATGCAATTTTAACCATAGAGGAAAACTCATCAAATTGCGAAAGCATCTTTGATAAAAAAACCCTGGCTTCAATAATGAGGTTATCTTCACTTTCTGTGGTGGATGTTCCGTTTTTCTGAGTTTTTTGAGTAATGCAATAATGGCTGATATATGAAACAGCATCAAAGATAGCAGAAAGAGTATAATCATTATCCTGTGTTAATGCGCTTAATAAATGTATATCATTGTATATTGATAGTAATCGTATTGCGTAGTACCTGATTATTTCGCTTGTAGCAGTATCGTTGAGAATATCTTTTAATGTAGTAAGGAGATTGTTGTCGGGAACCATTAGTATCCTGAGTGTTTCCATGCACTGTTGTACAACTGAATAATTTGATTCTTTATTGTAATTCTGCATAATGTAA
It encodes:
- a CDS encoding HEAT repeat domain-containing protein yields the protein MERDILQSIKLELTKNLKFTPYLRICLHPFIANSKIEVAHNILCAELSAEPIIRFSAIRTITQYLLPGFTDLFHTLFQQPITDEEKVQICKYLATYGNKQTVELFTNYIMQNYNKESNYSVVQQCMETLRILMVPDNNLLTTLKDILNDTATSEIIRYYAIRLLSIYNDIHLLSALTQDNDYTLSAIFDAVSYISHYCITQKTQKNGTSTTESEDNLIIEARVFLSKMLSQFDEFSSMVKIACLNALIVSKHRETNDYVLKVLNGKSENEKEELLFLLQHKIMLLRDPEPLIRALISFGTISSHHNAIIVDIILNYFTSLQSDRTSALLKDKLFNYFTVTLDSFFELYRKNYMISNVEEKNYPEAVRKVRDFILSKFTPQILHKIIHYLRHEQIQEIQKIIALITTHLPYVDSSTREPFSLLIEMLYDSDPKSREISASRLETIDFEKRFLQERIVRLCNIIAQLNIQSAATLLVKIYNYLKKYRDEILFESCIQTLSRMRYPYMLGELELMLLSGDRKEQLFSLKYFSNYKDQQAASILFELLKSTPPPNPEVTLEALNLLAHAETTQYKNSTEILRSIIETNNDVAIKQSAILTLGHCGNEKELEWLITLFADTNEILVKETILQAIGSIVPRLRDFNKRALTQFLLDCMKESGIRIRIYACALLLQLNNKDVERYIKEMLIIKNRDIQIEMLYIFHNYAMPEFSYFLLSLLKEEYAIGHQIISLLLNLPAETCDDIVNFIANMYRKNGIDISQTTPQITVKPGKLDAVKDLFIISIKMLAYENPVLLEELATSLANFQSLILDHCKKNNCITYSLLPGSVIVYSNNPLNIADAFIAIKHTITQHNSSAAMPFKAIIQSYNARTIHAGQDILLVADEKYTDDILYNYAIIDENLYNAIHQEFTCTHLPHIFANPPHTALYYISNKINSIIEAQQTLDQIMLNETTKKEKERELLDEIKKRKLHLQSQGSAEYLATLEKLNGILHNEINEINKLIQKRSTDRELNTQVARMLENLKKKIFLEISNFIMK